From Bradyrhizobium sp. sBnM-33:
GCAATGGCCAGGACGGGCTTCAATTTGGCTTCGAAGAAGCCCCAGTGGCAGGTTTCGGGGCTGGAATGCAGGTGATGATGGGACATGCGGAGGCTTTCTTGCCGAGAATGTCATGTTCAATTTGTCATTGCCGGACTTGCCGGCTTCGCTCAAGTTTCGCCGGCCTGGTACTGAGCGCCCGGCGAAGCCTAGCGTAGCCGGGATCCGGCAATCCATCATTTTTCAATTGGGGCATCTTGCGAAGAAGGATGGATACGCGGGTCAAGCCCGCGTATGACGAGTTTGCTTATCCGTGAGGCTTCCCTTGTTTTTTGTCCTCTCCAAGACGCTCGGCTTTCTGCTGTTGCCGACGAATTTGCTGATCGGCGTAGGCTTCGTTGGCGCCATCCTGATGTTCACGCGCTTTGCATCGCTCGGCCGCAAGCTGGTGATCGCAGCCGTTCTGCTGCTCGTGATTTGCGGGCTGTCACCGCTCGGGAACCTCTTGCTCTATCCGCTGGAGCAGCGCTTTCCGCCGTGGGACAGCTCGCGCGGCGCGCCTGACGGCATCATCGTGCTCGGCGCATCGATCGAAGCCGATCTCTCCACTGCGCATGGCATACCGGTGGTGCGCAGCTCGCCGGATCGCCTGATCGCGGCTGCCGCGCTGGCGCACCGCTATCCGAAGGCGCGTATTGTGTTCTCCGGCGGCAGCGCGAAACTGA
This genomic window contains:
- a CDS encoding YdcF family protein; this encodes MFFVLSKTLGFLLLPTNLLIGVGFVGAILMFTRFASLGRKLVIAAVLLLVICGLSPLGNLLLYPLEQRFPPWDSSRGAPDGIIVLGASIEADLSTAHGIPVVRSSPDRLIAAAALAHRYPKARIVFSGGSAKLISNDAREADFAGAIFESLGIDKSRLIMERGSRNTQENAEFSKALLAPKDGERWLLVTSAFHMPRSVGLFRKAGFAVEPYPVDWRVGGRDDVFDFTNVAIDGLGRTDLAVREWMGLIAYRATGKIDELLPGPAK